From Candidatus Caccoplasma merdavium:
GAGGTGCGGTAGAATATGCCGTCGCTCGAAACGAAAGGTTCCCCGTTGAGGGTCGCCTCGGCCAGGACGAATCCGTTGTAGGGTTGCGGACGGAAGATGAGATCCACCCCTTCCGGAACGGATTCGGAGAAATTGCCCGGCAGGAGGGTGGAGTCGCCCATGATGACGCGTCCGCCCCCGTCGTTAAAGGAGACGTTGAGTCGGAAAGTTTGTTCCACAGCGGTGCTGTCGTCGGGAGCCGCGGATGAGCGAGAAGCTGCGGTCATGCTGCTTAGTGACAAAAGCAAAAACGTCACAATCAACGGTAATGGTGTAATTGCAAATGTTTTCATAATTGAATAATATTAGAGTGTTTAAATATTTGAAGACAACAATATTGAGGTTTGATGGCAGAACTTTTCTATGACGGAAACACTCTTTGAGAGTAGAGAGGGACCATTGTAAAAACATTTTTTTTCTTTCCATCCGCATCGAACGGAAATGACGTATGGTGGCTAAGATATAAAATTTATTGATACAGTAAAAGAATATCTTAAAAATTTTTAGAAATATACAGTAAAAAATTCGTAATTGAAAAACAAAAAGGCATTGTTCGGGAACTTCCTTGTTCAGTCGGTAAAAAGCGGAGCATTGTCGACCGTCTTTTCGGAGTTTTTATAGAACCAGTGAGAAAGAAATTTTCCGATGTTTTATTTCTTATACCGATACCGGAATTGTGGCAAGTGGCGTCAGTCCAAATTTTGCCATGATTATCTGAGTTACAAAAAAAGGGAAGACGAAAATCTTCCCTTTTCTGTGACCCCGGAGGGGCTCGAACCCTCGACCCAATGATTAAGAGTCATTTGCTCTTCTTCGGCATCTGAAAGCTCGCTAATGCTCACTTTTGGATGCAACCAGCTGAGCCATGGTCACTTATGAATCAGTAGAGTTGCAAAAATCACTCGCGATCTTATTGTTAATGCACTTTAGTTTACACCTCGGTTTACACAATCTGTAATTGTTAATAATTGTATTGCTTATCTCATCTAAATATCGTTGGATGGGATTTCTATTCTCGTGATGTGAAGTTAGCAAATTGGGTTGAGTTGTGCAAATAAACACAAGGAAATCAAGCGTATATGCTCATATTATTCAAGCGTTTCTGAACACTTGAAAAGCGATAGTATTCTAATAATAGAAATTATAGAATAAAGCAGCTTACTTGAAAGGTAGTACTTTTTCAGAATCCTCCCTATAAACAAACTTTCCTTGAACAAATTTCCTGTATGTTCAGGTGCAACTTATTTTAATATCTTCTCATGTATAATATTATAAACAAGCAATTGTTTTTCTTTATTTAATTGACATTTTAATTATTTACAGACATATTTTTCATGGAATTGTTTCATCATGTCGATAAATTCATTAGGAAGTCTTTCCAGTACTTCTTTTTTTATGTATGCCGGTATCTCCTTGTAAAAAGCCTCTGCTATTCCACCTGTTATTGCTCCCATTGTATCAGCATCTCCATTTAATGATATTGCTAAACGTATGGCACTTTCATAATCTGTACTTTCCAAAAACGCAATAATTGATTCTGGTACAGTTCCCTGACATGTTTCAACAAACCGATAATTTTTTCTTATCTCATTACAAGTTCTTCTAAGGTTATAGCCAAAATTCTTTTCAATATATTGCTTTATTACTTGTTTGGACTTCCCTATACGTGCCATAAAAATTGAAGTGGCTACAGCTTGTGCTCCTTTTATTCCTTCCGGATGGTTGTGTGTAACCTCTGCACTTTGTTTAGCTGCGTTTAGTGTTTCTTCTAATGTGTCAAAAGCCCATCCTACTGGACTAACCCTCATTGCAGAACCATTTCCAAAGCTGTTGTATGGTTTTGGGTCATTCTCTCGAAGCCATTCAAAAAAGGAACTTCCATATCCTACTCCAATATAGCGATTACCATAGTCCTGCATAATTCCTAATAAGCTGTCTCCTGTCAGTAGCCAATCAGCATTTGCAACGGTCATCACCGTGTCATCAGTAAAATGGGATGAATCACCGTTGAAGAGTTTGAAATCAATTGTTTTTACAGGGCAGAACTCATAATATGAACCTATTACGTCACCAGCAATTGCACCTAATAAAATATCATTCATAACTAATTCATTTTAAAATCAATATAGAGAACCTTTTTCAAAATTCCCCTATAAAACAGACTTCCTTCAAAAAATGTACTCCTTCTCAAATACTACAAGGTAAGCCTTATTTCCTCGAATACCATAAAAAGGCAACTCTATCCTATTCTCTAATTATTGTGAGAAGTAAAGAAATGAGAAAAGCGTAACGAAGGGATAAAATATTCGTTGCGTTTTATTTTTCTATTAGGGTAGCTAAGAAGAACCATGTATGTCAAACAGCACAAATGTTTAGTTTATCTTTTCATGTTGTAAGTGATAGGAATGATTTGTAGTTAGACCGTATATTACAGTGGCTTGCATTATGAATTGCGCCTATTTTATGGTTATAACTCTACAACACAATAACACCACATGACATTTAGAAACTCTACATATATCTCAAATTCTCCAGATTTTCTTTGTAATATCCTTAAGATACCTGAGTCTTTGTCTTGGTCAATAAATTTAATAACTATATGATAATCTCCATCTGAATCATAGAATGAGGTAACAAATTCTTGCAGATGATATACTTGAGCAATAGGAGAATATATAGTTGCAATATCTGTATCAAAGTTTATCGTTAGCAACATATCTGACGATTCCCATTCACTCCATCCTGACCAAGAAGATGTATAAGTATTATATGAATTTGTAGAAAATGCTACAGTTCGATAATGTAGTGTTTGGGAATAAGATGATATTCCCATAAGAAGAAATATAGCAATAAACAGTCTGGTTTTCATTTTCACAATAGTTTATATCTAGGCGATAGTACTTTTTTCAAATTCTCCCTATAAAACAGGATTCTTAGAAAAAAGTACCTTTATGCCCATAATATTTATTCAGGTCTGAATCCCTTTATCTCAATTCTTTCCTTTTGTTCTAGTTCTTTGCTCAACGTGCTAAATTCACCCTGTACTTTCTGCAGGGCAAGAAAGAAACCGTTTAACATAGATTTTAGATATACTTTATAATCAGGGATGTCATAAGCAAAATATATTGCTATTTTGCAAAATGCAATAATACTCCCTTCCTCTTTTCTTATAGTATATAAACTTGTAATGGCACAACACTCATTTGCCTTATTAATAGCATGTTTTAAACTATCTGCATTAGGATCATTTATCCCAATTTCTATCCATGGAGAACTATAAATCCAAATGAAAGGAGTGTCATTATTTGCGCTTATGGAAAAAGTTTCTCCTTGGTATGCGAAGACTATAAAATTCTCATCGTCTATCTCATATTGGCAACCTATGTCTGTTAATGTTTTCAACAAAAAATTCCTTGTCTGATACTCGTCTTTATTTTTGGCATTGTTAAAGACTTCATTTGTTTTTTCATAATCAGACTTTCCTTTCTTGCCTTTTTTGTCGGCAGCTCTCTTTTTTCTAACAATATACGTGATAGCCATTACGATAAGACATAATACTACAAGTCCAGATTCCATATCAATTGATATTTTTAGTTTGTTTTTAGTACTTAAAATTCTTCTATTTCTTCGTTATAAGTTCAGAGGACTTTTAAAATTCACTCTATAATACTGGTATTTCTTCTAAAAATGTTCCCTTGTTTTATATCCGATTTTCAATCTGTTCAAATGGAAAATCCATTTTGCCATTCTCATAAAACGAAATGCTGTCAAGAGCATTTACATAGCCACTTCCATATTCTACCATTTCCCATTTGCCAACTATCAGGTTGTCAATGGAAACAGATTGTTGCTTGTTGTCACAACTCCAAATAAGTAGCAAAGTAAGCATCGTAAAATAGAATGGTATTTGTTTCATCTGCATATCTACTTTTGAATTTTATCTGTTCTTAATTATAGTAAAACTTTTTCTTGACTGTCTATATAAATAGAAATTTGTTCAAAAAGATTTCAGCAAATATCATCCCATAGAACTGTCTGAATCATTTTCTTACCACACACAGGACAACCCTTATCCCATTTCTGCATCTTGGCTGTACAACATTTTGATAATGGAAATTCTCCGGTTTGTTCCTTTTCATAAGGGACATTAATGCTCTCCACCTTTTTACACGCAGGGCATTGAAGTTGGATATAGTTGTATTCAGAGAACAACCTACCACCCTCTGACAACCTATCTATGGTATATCCACAATCGGGACATTCGTATTTATAAAAGGTATGTGACATATTCGATATTTTGATTGATTGCAAACTCTATTTATTGAGCGATTTAGGATTAATTGGTCATTGCTTCTCTAATTCTTCCTCTATGTATAACTCTGTGTTTTCATGAATAGAAATAACTTCCATTTTTTTAGCTTCAACTTTTATAGCATTTCCACAAGTGAAGGTCAGAGTGTCAGCGTGTTCTTGAATTTTGTTAGTAGGATAAAATCTTATTAAAGCAGTTTCACTACTTCTAATAGAAAAACATTCTAATTCGTGGAATCTAAAACGAACATCTTTATTTATATATTCCATTTGTTTTGTTTTAGGTTCATATGTCTGACAATCACCCGTAATGGTAAGCTCTATTTCTTTATGAGTTTCTTCTTTAATTACAACATTAGATATTCTATATGGGTTATAAGGCATATCGCATCCGTTAATAAGAATGTCTAATCCTTTTATTGTCTTTTCTTTATTCAGTAAATATGGATATATTGAAGAGTCAATTTTGCAATTATTCCTTACTTCGTTGTGTAGATTGAGAATATATAGTTGTTTAACATAGTAATCTCTTATCTCTTCTGACTTTGTTGTTTTTATAACTTCTGTATATATATATTTCTGCTTCTCATAATCACCTGTTTGTGGCATTGCACAACATATCAAATCATAGAAATCAATTTTATCACGAATAGGCTGTGCCATTTGAAAAGCA
This genomic window contains:
- a CDS encoding ADP-ribosylglycohydrolase family protein; translated protein: MNDILLGAIAGDVIGSYYEFCPVKTIDFKLFNGDSSHFTDDTVMTVANADWLLTGDSLLGIMQDYGNRYIGVGYGSSFFEWLRENDPKPYNSFGNGSAMRVSPVGWAFDTLEETLNAAKQSAEVTHNHPEGIKGAQAVATSIFMARIGKSKQVIKQYIEKNFGYNLRRTCNEIRKNYRFVETCQGTVPESIIAFLESTDYESAIRLAISLNGDADTMGAITGGIAEAFYKEIPAYIKKEVLERLPNEFIDMMKQFHEKYVCK